The window AGTACTGATAATCAGTTGTTTAATTAATCTACTGGCTGGAAGCGATTAAACAGTAACTCAATATTTATTAAAAATTAATCTCTTAATAGATGATCACTACTATAAAGCCAGGGGGGCAGTATACATTTTTCCTGATTCTCTCATTCCTGATAGCTTCTTGTAGCGCAGATACAGAAAGTTCTTACCAGGACTGGAAAGTGTACGGCGGGAATAAGGAGAATATCAAGTATAGCAGCCTGACTGAGATTGATACGAACAATGTTAAATCGATCCGGATCGCCTGGGAGTATCATACCAAAGATGCCGATTCAACCAGCGAGATGAAAACGAATCCTATTGTAGTGGATGGGGTTCTTTACGGCCTTTCGCCTAAGCTAAAGCTGTTTGCACTTGATGCAGCTACAGGAGAGGAGAAATGGGTATATGATCCGGTTTACATCAGAACAAAAGGTAAAAACTGGGGAATGGGAGATTTTGCCTTTGTTGTGAATACATCCAGAGGCCTTGCATTCTATCAAGGTGAAAATGGCGACAAACGTATTTTCTATACTCCCGGAGGGGGGCATCTGTTGTATTGTATAGATGCAAATACCGGAAAACCTGTTAAAAGCTTTGGAACTGACGGATTCATTGATCTGCATGATGACCTGGGAAGAGATGCCGACCATTTACATGTATCCAACACCACTCCCGGTATCATTTATAAAGATTTAATCATTATGGGATCCCGCATATCGGAGGCACGGGAAGCAGCTCCGGGTCATATAAGGGCCTATGATGTTCACACAGGCAAGCTTCGATGGAGGTTTCATACCATACCTCAGCCTGGCGAAGAAGGTTTTGACTCCTGGGATGACAAAGAAGCTTATAAATACATAGGGGGCGCCAATGTATGGGGAGGCTTTAGCCTGGATGAAGAAAGAGGGATTGTTTTTGCTCCGACTGGTTCTGCCAATTATGATTTTTATGGTGGAATGCGTTTGGGCAATAACTTCTTTTCCAGCTCCCTGTTAGCACTGGATGCAGCAACAGGAAAATTAAAATGGCATTTCCAAACTGTTCATCATGATGTGTGGGACCGTGATGTGCCAACTGCCCCCTCTCTGGTTACTGTAACAAAGGACGGTAAGGATATAGATGCTGTGGCTCAGGTATCAAAAACCGGTTTTATTTATGTTTTGGAGCGGGAAACAGGCAAACCTGTACATCCTATCGAGGAGGT of the Flammeovirgaceae bacterium 311 genome contains:
- a CDS encoding quinoprotein glucose dehydrogenase (COG4993 Glucose dehydrogenase), whose translation is MITTIKPGGQYTFFLILSFLIASCSADTESSYQDWKVYGGNKENIKYSSLTEIDTNNVKSIRIAWEYHTKDADSTSEMKTNPIVVDGVLYGLSPKLKLFALDAATGEEKWVYDPVYIRTKGKNWGMGDFAFVVNTSRGLAFYQGENGDKRIFYTPGGGHLLYCIDANTGKPVKSFGTDGFIDLHDDLGRDADHLHVSNTTPGIIYKDLIIMGSRISEAREAAPGHIRAYDVHTGKLRWRFHTIPQPGEEGFDSWDDKEAYKYIGGANVWGGFSLDEERGIVFAPTGSANYDFYGGMRLGNNFFSSSLLALDAATGKLKWHFQTVHHDVWDRDVPTAPSLVTVTKDGKDIDAVAQVSKTGFIYVLERETGKPVHPIEEVPVPTDTDLVGERLSPTQPVPTFYQPFVRQTLTEADINPHLPDSSYQEVKKRLATYKTGNMWNGPSQQGTIVFPGYSGGAEWGGSSFDPATGILYVNANEMANVLTMVEVEDEKQTSEQTNLEAGMSLYRTTCKGCHGIDRTGGQGNPALGDNPSLVGLEKRFNESQFKNLISTGRNKMPAFSQLTEGEKDALASYILNLETKQQQKFVSAAKEKSPYFKLKYIATGYNKFLSQEGYPAVAPPWGTLSAINLNTGELVWKTPLGEYPELKEKGIHSGTENYGGSVVTAGGLLFIAATKDEKFRAFNKLTGELLWETKLPAAAYATPAVYQANGKQYVVIACGGGGYLKTKSGDSYIAFALPEK